In one Cervus elaphus chromosome 9, mCerEla1.1, whole genome shotgun sequence genomic region, the following are encoded:
- the LOC122699418 gene encoding translation machinery-associated protein 7-like, whose amino-acid sequence MSGRKSVKKQPLKQPNKQAKETAEEDKAFGQKQKEEQKKLEELKAKASRKGPLATAGTKKSSKK is encoded by the coding sequence ATGTCAGGCCGCAAAAGCGTCAAGAAGCAGCCCCTAAAGCAGCCCAATAAGCAAGCCAAGGAGACGGCTGAGGAAGATAAGGCATTCgggcagaagcagaaggaggAGCAGAAGAAACTTGAGGAGCTAAAAGCAAAGGCCTCGAGGAAAGGCCCCCTGGCCACCGCTGGAACTAAGAAATCTAGCAAAAAGTAA